Proteins from a single region of Primulina tabacum isolate GXHZ01 chromosome 5, ASM2559414v2, whole genome shotgun sequence:
- the LOC142547410 gene encoding uncharacterized protein LOC142547410: MGNFKQVMKSLDAFPRAEEHLLQKTKSGALVSIVGLVIMASLFLHELTFYLSTDIVHEMAVDLKRGETLPIHINMTFPSLPCDVLSVDAIDMSGKHEVDLDTNIWKLRLNRDGQIIGTEYLSDLVEKEHASHGHDDHKDHHEESDHKVKLHSLDEDADKLIKKVKHAISIGEGCRVYGVLDVQRVAGNFHISVHGLNIFVAQMIFEGSSHVNVSHIIHDLSFGPKYPGIHNPLDDTVRILQAASGTFKYYIKIVPTEYKYLSKEVLSTNQFSVTEYFSPITEVDKMWPAVYFLYDLSPITVTIREERRSFLHFVTRLCAVLGGTFALTGLLDKWMYRLIESITKPNARSSLR, encoded by the exons ATGGGTAATTTTAAACAAGTAATGAAAAGTCTTGATGCATTTCCTCGCGCCGAAGAACATTTGCTGCAGAAGACGAAATCTGGTGCCCTCG TTTCCATTGTTGGACTTGTCATTATGGCTTCATTGTTCTTGCATGAGTTGACGTTTTATCTTTCAACGGATATAGTACATGAG ATGGCTGTTGACTTAAAACGTGGAGAAACACTTCCGATCCACATTAATATGACATTCCCATCTTTGCCTTGTGATG TTCTAAGTGTTGATGCCATTGATATGTCTGGGAAGCATGAAGTCGATCTTGACACAAATATATGGAAG CTTCGCTTGAATCGTGATGGCCAAATTATTGGCACAGAGTATCTATCAGACCTTGTAGAGAAGGAGCATGCTTCTCATGGGCATG ATGACCACAAAGATCACCATGAAGAATCTGACCACAAAGTCAAACTCCACAGTCTTGACGAAGATGCTGATAAGTTAATTAAAAAGGTGAAGCACGCTATATCTATTGGAGAAGGTTGTCGG GTATATGGGGTTTTAGATGTGCAAAGGGTTGCTGGGAACTTCCATATCTCTGTGCACGGATTGAATATTTTTGTTGCACAGATG ATTTTTGAAGGTTCTTCCCATGTCAATGTGAGTCATATAATTCACGATTTGTCTTTTGGGCCCAAATATCCTGGGATACATAACCCACTTGACGACACAGTGCGAATTTTGCAAGCTGCAAGTGGAACATTCAAGTACTATATAAAG ATTGTTCCAACTGAATACAAGTATCTCTCAAAAGAAGTTTTGTCCACGAATCAATTCTCTGTCACTGAGTACTTTTCTCCTATTACTGAGGTCGATAAGATGTGGCCTG CCGTTTACTTTCTGTATGACTTGTCACCAATTACAGTGACAATTAGGGAAGAACGACGTAGTTTTTTGCATTTTGTTACACGGCTTTGTGCCGTGCTGGGTGGTACATTTGCCTTAACAG GATTGCTGGATAAGTGGATGTACAGGCTCATAGAATCAATCACAAAACCAAATGCTCGAAGTAGTTTACGATGA